ACGCCCGTTATTTTTGGTAAAATCATTTCTGACACCAGCCAGTTAAGTGTTCTTTAGGAGATAGTCCGACCTGTTGTTAAAAATATTCGTAGGTTTGCCCTCATAATTCATTTAACTCTACTATCCGATGAAGTTTACACATTTATTATCAACGACTTTACTGCTTGTTTTACTTCCTATTGTCACTTTTGCCTGTACCAGTTACCTTGTGACTCCCGGCGCCTCTGTTGACGGCTCTTCGATGATCAGCTATGCCGCCGACTCACACATTCGTTATGGAGAACTTTACTATCATGAAGGCGGCCCGATGCCCGAAGGTTCATTTTACCAAATGTATTGCCGAAGTACACACAAACCACTCGTTAAAGTTCCACATCCCCCTACTACATATTCAGTGGTTGGATTTATTAATGAGAAACAGGTAGCCATGGGCGAAACAACTTATGGCGGGCGTTCTGAATTGCGCGACACCACCGGGCTGATGGATTATGGCGGGCTGATGTTCCTTGCATTACAACGGTCAGCTACAGCCAGAGAAGCCATAATGGTGATCGGTCAACTGGTGGAAGAGTATGGCTATTACAGTGACGGCGAATCATTTTCCATAGCCGACAAAAACGAGGTTTGGATCATGGAGATCATTGGAAAAGGTACGGATTGGCAATTTGATAAAAAGAGCAAACAATATTTCAATGCCGACAAAGGTGCTGTTTGGGTGGCGGTGAGAATTCCTGACGGATATATTTCGGCACATGCCAATCATGCCCGTATCATGAATTTCCCTTTGGAGGATGGCGTTACATCGATCAGTTCAAAAAATTGGGATAACCTGAATAAACCCAATGTTGGAGTTATTTATGCTCATGATGTTATCACATTTGCCCGTAAAAAAGGATATTTTGATGGTGCTGATGCCGATTTCAGTTTTTCTGATGTTTATGCTCCGGTTGATTTTGGCGCAGCGCGTTTCTGTGAAGCCCGTGTCTGGTCGATGTTTCGGAAGGTGAACAGCGAAATGGATGTGTTTGAGGACTATGCCATGGGTCAAAACCTCGAAAACCGGATGCCACTTTACATTAAGCCTGAGCGGAAGCTCTCCGTTCAGGATTTGATGGATTTTAAGCGCGACTACCTTCAGGGAACCGAATACGATATGTCGCAGGATATCGGCGCCGGACCGTGGGGAGCGCCCTATCGCTGGCGTCCTTTAACCTGGAAACTTGATGGAAAAACTTACTTCCACGAGCGCACTACCGCCACCCAGCAAACGGCTTTTTCGTTCATCACACAATCACGTTCCTACTTACCCGACCCGGTGGGAGGGATCATTTGGTTTGGCGTTGACGATGCCAATTCCACAGTTTACGTTCCGATGTATGCAGGCATCAGGCATGCACCTGAAACCTATGCCGAAGGGAACGGCAGCATCCTTGAGTATTCCGACAACTCCGCTTTCTGGACTTTTAACAAGGTTTCCAATTTTGCCTACCTGCGTTACAGCCTGATGCTTCCCGACATCCGTAAGGTGCAGTCGGAACTGGAAAAAAGATTTATGGACTTTGTGCCCGCTGTTGACAAAGCAGCAACTGAACTTTACAATAAAAACCCCGAACTTGCCCGGGATTTCCTTACCGATTTTTCGGTGAAAATGGGGAATTATACTGTCGAGCGCTGGGAAGAACTGTTTCGTTTCCTTATGGTTAAATTTATGGATGGGAACATTAAGAAAGAAGAAAATGGTGAATTTCTGACCAATAAATATGGCAGATACCCCATCGTAATCCACCCTGAATACCCTGAATGGTGGCTGCGCCTGATCGTCGAAACCACGGGGGATAAGTTCAGGTACATTGAAAAGAATTAACCGGTTCTTAAAGAATATTGATTGTCTAACTCGGTGATCATCCCTGCATTCCTACAATAATAGTCCACTCAGACGAGTAATGGACATGACACTCATGATTTTCAACGTTTTGGGCTAATTCCAGACTTTGGAGGCAGTCTCCTGTTTACAATTGAAATCTTTTGTTCCCCCCCATCATTGTAATAACACTTTTAGGCATTGAGATGAAAAGATTTGCTAAATCTTTCTAAAAATCCTTGACAACTTTTTGATTCCGTATTAAATTTACCCCCATTTTAGTTCATTGTTTAATCACCTAAAAACTGTGTTTATGAAAAAATTATCTCTCACTTTTTTTGTAATCATCTTTACCTTGCAAAGTCAAATTTACAGTCAAACCACCAGGTATTGGGTAGGTGGAGGAGAATCTTACGGAAATGACGGTAATAAGTGGTCGTTATCTTCCAATGGAACACCGATAGGTGGAACTATTACCTGGGCAAGCAATGATATTGCCGTATTTGATGCCTACTCAGGTTCAAACATTGTGGTAATCATCAATGCTACCATAGGTACAATCGGAAAGCTGACCATTACCGGAAACCAGACAGTGACCGTAAAGCCTGATGCTGCTGCAAACGCTACCCTTAATCTTTCAACAACTACAGGAAATGCCTTTTATCTTGAGGCCAGCAGTACATTTATCATCAAAGGTCTCGATGCCGCAACGGACAGAAATTTGAATGTCAACATGAGTTCCAATACCACAGCAACTATTTATGGTTACCTGAAAGTTACCGATGCTGCTACCGGATATGGAGAGTTTACCAAATCAACAGGCGCCACGATCAATTTTAAAGGTGGTTCAACATACGAGCACAACTCATCACAGTCAGGCTCTGATTTGCCTGTTGCTACCTGGGAAACCAATTCAACCTGTTTAGTTACCGGTTCAAAAGGTTCAAAACCCGGTGAACTGGATCAACAGTTTCATCATTTTACATGGAATTGTTCTGCTCAATCCGACAATATCAGTCTTGCCTGCGATCTGACACATGTGAACGGTAACCTGACTTTTGCCTCAACAAATTCAAAAAACCTGATGTTTTCAAATGGATCAACTTGCTCTGTTTTCGTAGGAGGAAATTTTCAGATCAACTCAGGAACCAGGTTTTATGTTGCCAATGGAGGCGGAGACGTTGGTCTGACAGTAAACGGTAATTTTTTAAACTCAAATGGGGATTTTACAATGTCAGATGCCAGTTCCAGCGATGTTACCATGACAGTAAATGGCAGTTTTACCCTGAATGGAGGTTATTTCAGGATCGCTACATACAACACTGATATAAGCACATTGAATCTGAAAGGGAATGTAACCATGTCCAATTCTGCTTTTTTAATTTATACTACAGATGGGAATAATGGAAATGTAGTCTTTAATGGAACAACCCAGCAAAATTTCGTCAAATCGGGCGGCACTATTCTGAATAAAGTAAATTTTACTGTCGCCAATGGAGCCATCCTGAATCTGGCTGATTATATTCTAGGCGACTACAGTTCCACTACCGGTAATTTCACGCTCGCAAGTGGAGCAACACTCATAACAACCCATTCGGAAGGCATAACTTCAAGTGGCAACAGTGGTTGCATCCGGTCAACTGGTGCAAGAGGTTTTGACGGCAATGCAAATTATCAGTTTGTCAGGAACGGTGCGCAATCCACAGGTAATGGACTGCCATCAGCAATTTCAGGTTCAGTGACCATTGGTTCAAATTCCAACACAACAAGCCTTGGTTTTTCGAATCCCACAGCCATCAATGGCTCATTAATCATGATGAATGGTACGGTTGCCAGTTCCAATATTAGTTATGGTTCATCGGGTATGTTGGAATACCGTGGAAATGCAGCGCAGACTATGGGAAATAATGAATGGCCTTCATCGACAGTTCCCAAGCTAAAAATCAACAATTCTGCAGGGGTTTCGATGAATGTCAGCAAAACTATCAGCAACAACCTGAACCTGTTTTCAGGCACTTTAAACATTGGGTCTAATCATACACTCACATTAAACAATAGCACCATTACGGTAAATTCTGGCACTTTAACGGGCAGTTCATTGTCAAACATCATTTTTAGCGGCAGCGGAAACACTACACTACCGGGCGTAAATAGCGGGCTTAATGATCTTACCATCAACAGGCCTGGAGCAACCATCACCATTGGAGGCGCCATAACAGTGTATGGAACAATGACGATGACGGCAGGGACATGCTCTTTGGGTGCAGGAATGATCAACTACGGTACTTCAGGCATCCTTAAATATGATAATACGTCAGTGGCTCAAACAACGGGCAATGCAGAATTTCCCGGCACAAATGGTCCAATAGACCTTGTCATTGACAAATCTTCTCAAACGCTGAACCTCCATGCCAGTCGCCAGGTAAACGGTTCTATCTATCTGGATAACGGGATTTTAAATTTGGGGTCCAATACACTTACTGTTGCCGGAAATTTTGCCTCTACCGTGGGAAGTATAATAAGCAGCAGCAACGGGCATCTGGTTTTTAGTGATAACGTTCAGCAGGGACAGGCGCCATCATCTGCCGGATTATCCAATCTTACAATCAACAGGGCTGCCGGTGTAAACATGACAGGAAGCCTGACAGTTAATGATAACCTTTTTCTCTCCAATGGAGCATTGAGCATCGGAAGCAATCAGTTGACCCTGAATGGTGCTATTTTAGTGATTTCCGGAACCTTGTCCGGTGGTGTTGAAGCCTCAGTCAATTTTGGCGGTAACGGCGCTTCTACC
The window above is part of the Bacteroidales bacterium genome. Proteins encoded here:
- a CDS encoding C69 family dipeptidase: MKFTHLLSTTLLLVLLPIVTFACTSYLVTPGASVDGSSMISYAADSHIRYGELYYHEGGPMPEGSFYQMYCRSTHKPLVKVPHPPTTYSVVGFINEKQVAMGETTYGGRSELRDTTGLMDYGGLMFLALQRSATAREAIMVIGQLVEEYGYYSDGESFSIADKNEVWIMEIIGKGTDWQFDKKSKQYFNADKGAVWVAVRIPDGYISAHANHARIMNFPLEDGVTSISSKNWDNLNKPNVGVIYAHDVITFARKKGYFDGADADFSFSDVYAPVDFGAARFCEARVWSMFRKVNSEMDVFEDYAMGQNLENRMPLYIKPERKLSVQDLMDFKRDYLQGTEYDMSQDIGAGPWGAPYRWRPLTWKLDGKTYFHERTTATQQTAFSFITQSRSYLPDPVGGIIWFGVDDANSTVYVPMYAGIRHAPETYAEGNGSILEYSDNSAFWTFNKVSNFAYLRYSLMLPDIRKVQSELEKRFMDFVPAVDKAATELYNKNPELARDFLTDFSVKMGNYTVERWEELFRFLMVKFMDGNIKKEENGEFLTNKYGRYPIVIHPEYPEWWLRLIVETTGDKFRYIEKN